One Candidatus Korarchaeum sp. genomic region harbors:
- a CDS encoding TIGR00269 family protein encodes MRLCDICKSREAIYTNYSLGASLCSDCLMKSIKRRAWSVLRKEIRQQDRIMVAHSGGKDSSLALLLTKEFSDEAKDLDLRVVSVTIDEGTLYRRASVELARKLAERLGVKQVTVRMSEVLGFSIEDLRSVIPRDWKKNACTYCGVLRRQLINAVAREIGATVAVTGHNLDDLVQTSLMNLVRGDLNAFTKTMRHERKYEEGLVPRVRPLKYVYEREIASLVVALGIPAHLGKCPLAQGMRISVRREIDRIEDSMPGAKLRALSFFENVSSKLEVDISIGKCSICGEPTTSDICKACQFRREISSLMGLKGELRIDLDSIRRATGSAFRS; translated from the coding sequence ATGAGGCTCTGCGATATCTGCAAATCTAGGGAAGCCATATATACAAATTACTCATTGGGAGCTTCCCTCTGCTCTGATTGCCTGATGAAATCCATTAAGAGGAGGGCTTGGTCCGTTTTGAGGAAGGAGATCCGTCAGCAGGATAGGATCATGGTGGCTCACTCCGGGGGGAAGGATAGTTCACTAGCACTCCTCCTAACGAAGGAGTTCTCGGATGAGGCTAAGGATCTTGATCTCAGGGTTGTTTCCGTAACGATAGACGAGGGAACGCTCTACAGAAGAGCTTCCGTAGAGCTAGCTAGGAAACTGGCTGAAAGACTGGGGGTTAAGCAGGTGACAGTACGGATGAGCGAGGTCCTGGGCTTCTCTATAGAGGACTTAAGGTCAGTTATCCCTAGGGATTGGAAGAAGAACGCTTGTACTTACTGTGGTGTTTTGAGGAGACAATTGATCAACGCTGTAGCTAGGGAGATAGGAGCTACTGTTGCCGTTACAGGGCATAACCTAGACGACCTGGTTCAGACCTCCTTAATGAACCTAGTCAGAGGGGATCTGAACGCGTTCACGAAGACTATGAGACATGAAAGGAAGTATGAAGAGGGGTTAGTTCCGAGAGTAAGGCCCCTCAAATACGTTTATGAGAGGGAGATCGCTAGCTTAGTAGTAGCTCTAGGGATCCCTGCTCACCTGGGAAAGTGTCCTCTAGCTCAAGGGATGAGGATAAGCGTTAGAAGGGAGATAGACCGCATTGAGGATTCAATGCCGGGAGCGAAGCTGAGGGCCCTCAGTTTCTTTGAGAACGTATCGTCGAAACTAGAGGTCGATATAAGCATAGGTAAGTGTTCTATTTGCGGAGAACCAACTACATCTGATATCTGTAAGGCTTGCCAGTTCAGGAGAGAGATCTCCTCGCTCATGGGGCTCAAGGGAGAGTTGAGGATCGATCTCGATTCTATCAGAAGAGCAACGGGTTCAGCATTCCGATCTTAG
- the apgM gene encoding 2,3-bisphosphoglycerate-independent phosphoglycerate mutase, whose product MRRVLLLIIDGLGDRPCPSLKWLTPLQAAEIPNMDLMAAKGILGMQYPIAPGVPPGSDSGHLSLFGYDLEREYPGRGVFEALSEGIEWEGITLRANFSTVREENGKFIVVDRRAGRIEGEDASSLASALGELHLLDGEVRARFVHTLEHRGFLLLEGEGLSSSVTDVDPHEEGYYVLEPRPMEENAAKTAKALKEFLRVSYEILKEHEVNKRRIAEGKKPANFILLRGASSPVKLEPFAARWGFRPAAVAAGPMYKGIAKALGFEVFHPQGATGLPDSDFSAKISNALDILDEFDFVYVHMKGTDVASHSKDPLLKVRVLERIDAAVEPLTDPPEDLLVVITGDHATPCSIGKHSGDPVPVLFYGSGLPRDDSSNFHELDAQVGGLGWFTGADMMRLILNYSDRALEYGLRPLPQARAYIPKIGMLNPLLF is encoded by the coding sequence ATGAGGAGAGTGCTCCTGCTCATAATAGATGGACTGGGAGATAGACCCTGTCCCTCCTTGAAGTGGTTGACGCCACTACAAGCAGCTGAGATCCCCAATATGGACCTAATGGCAGCTAAGGGGATCCTAGGTATGCAGTATCCGATAGCTCCGGGGGTTCCACCGGGGAGCGACTCGGGTCACCTATCCCTCTTCGGTTACGATTTGGAGAGGGAATACCCTGGAAGAGGGGTCTTCGAGGCCCTGAGTGAGGGTATAGAGTGGGAAGGTATAACACTCAGGGCGAACTTCTCAACAGTTAGAGAGGAGAACGGGAAGTTCATAGTGGTGGATAGAAGGGCCGGGAGGATAGAGGGGGAAGATGCGTCATCCTTAGCTTCGGCATTGGGGGAACTCCATCTCCTCGACGGGGAAGTTAGAGCTAGGTTCGTTCATACTTTAGAGCATAGAGGTTTCCTCTTACTCGAAGGTGAGGGCCTTTCTAGCTCCGTGACGGATGTAGATCCTCATGAGGAGGGCTACTATGTGCTGGAGCCTAGGCCTATGGAGGAAAACGCTGCAAAAACAGCTAAAGCATTGAAGGAGTTCCTAAGGGTGTCCTACGAGATACTGAAGGAGCATGAAGTCAACAAGAGGAGGATAGCCGAGGGTAAGAAGCCAGCGAACTTCATCCTCCTCAGAGGAGCCTCTTCCCCAGTTAAGCTAGAGCCTTTCGCAGCTAGGTGGGGATTCAGACCGGCTGCCGTAGCTGCAGGACCCATGTACAAAGGTATCGCTAAGGCACTGGGCTTCGAGGTCTTTCACCCTCAGGGAGCGACAGGGCTCCCTGACTCGGACTTCTCCGCCAAGATAAGTAATGCTTTAGATATCCTAGACGAGTTTGATTTCGTTTACGTTCACATGAAGGGTACGGACGTGGCTTCTCATAGTAAGGACCCTCTACTGAAAGTTAGGGTTCTGGAGAGGATAGATGCGGCCGTAGAACCCCTGACCGATCCACCTGAGGACCTGCTAGTGGTTATAACAGGAGATCACGCGACTCCTTGCTCTATAGGGAAGCACTCAGGAGATCCCGTACCCGTTCTGTTCTACGGTAGTGGTCTTCCCAGGGACGACTCATCTAACTTTCATGAGCTAGACGCCCAGGTCGGCGGCCTGGGTTGGTTCACCGGAGCCGATATGATGCGGTTGATACTCAATTACTCGGATAGAGCGTTAGAGTACGGGCTGAGGCCCCTCCCCCAAGCTAGAGCCTATATACCTAAGATCGGAATGCTGAACCCGTTGCTCTTCTGA